A stretch of DNA from Cryptomeria japonica chromosome 4, Sugi_1.0, whole genome shotgun sequence:
ATTATCATTAGAGATGTATAgacttataaaaaaataaaaagttctTTTCCTAGATAGGACGACTTTATGCGGAAGGAAATTTCATACAAATTTCGTACAGCTTCAAATTGTGGTGGGCGGAGGACTTTACgcgaaagaaaattaaataaatttcatacaaATTTCGTACACCTCCGTTCCCACTGTTTCCTTTTTCCTATATCAATTCGAGTCAATATCAAGTAATGGCGTGCATGATAAGATGCCGCTTTCCCGTGGAATTCGCTGCAATGATAATAATGACAATGTCAAATTTTCCATTATTTTCCTCGATGGGCCTACATTGTGTCTTGTTCACGCCACCAAATTTGGACTTTTCAGAATCTTCCTTTTATTGTCTAGTCAACAAATCGAATGCCGGTTTAGGTGAAGATGTTCCATTGCAGTAATCCATCTTTTTAGAATGCAATTACGAAATTCTCGATGGGCGTGTACCTTCCAATCTCGTCTGACTGCATCAGAATGCAATTTCAGTTTTCTCGCGTGATGCAGCTAAATTGTCTGCTCACTTGTGTTCATACAGAGAACTGGAGAGGGCTTCAAGTCATTCTCTATGTATTCAACTAGAGGTGGTCAAAGCCACAGAAAAAGAGCAACCGGTACGTGTGGCAGTCTAATGAAAATGTGTTGGTTAGCTGTAGCCTTTGTTCTGCTCTTCCACGTCAATGGCGGGTGGTGTTGTCCCCGCCATGAAAGAGACTCCCTTTTGCGTTTCAAGGCATCTGTTCTTGATCCATCTCATCAACTACTCAAGTCATGGCATGGTTTCAACTGTTGTGAGTGGAATGGAATCCAATGCCATCCTCACACACATCATGTCATTCGTCTCGATCTCCACACTTCCAGGCATGCTTATGAAGATGGTGATCATCCTAATGTCAAAAGGCCTCTGAGTAATCTAACTGGGGATGTTCTTTCCCCATTGTTCAATCTGGAACAGTTGGAGCACTTGGATGTCAGTTGGAATAACTTTTCTGCAGTTCCCATCCCTCCTGGATTGGCCAGACTCAAGAGTTTGCGCTACTCGGACTTATCATACGCTGGGTTTAGTGGAGATATTCCCAGGGAGCTGGGGAACATGTCTACTTTGCACTACTTGGATCTCTCTTACAATGATCTGAGGATGGTGGACGTGCGGGCGTGGACGGGAAATATGAGAGATTTACGGGAGCTCATCCTGGACAATGTGAACATGTCAAGAGTGGAAAGCAATGAGTTGGACAACGCTCTCTCCACCATGTATTCTCTCACCAGTCTTCGAATGATCTGGTGTCGGCTTTCTGGAGAATTTCCCCCTTCCCTTGCCAACCTCACCAATCTCACCCACCTCCAACTTAATGAAAACGGATTCAATGGTAGCATCCCTTCTGCCCTGCTGAGCCTTCCAAAGCTGCAACTACTGGACTTGTCCTGGAACAAGGATCTGGGAGGGAACCTGTCAAGCATTCTACCCCAGCATCCCTTCACACCCTCGACCTTTCAGGCACAGCAGTGGGAGGAACCATTCCAGACTCTGTTGCCAACATTTCCTCGTTAACTGTCTTGTATCTTGCAGGCTGCCGTGTTGAAAGTATACCAATTACTATGGCAAATCTCACAGCGCTTAGAGAATTGGATCTCGGTAATAACATGTTAAGAGGCCACATCCCGCCGTTTGGGGATAGACCTCAGTTGGGAAGACCTTATCCTTTGGCCTATATTGATCTATCCCAAAACCAGTTGGATGGTCCCATTCCCCCAACGCTGTTGGCTGCATTTCCGAATCTCCAATATGTTGATTTGAGTTACAATCAATTGAGTGACAGTATTCCGTCCCCCGCCAGTACGCTTCACTACCTTGCATGGCTTCATCTGAGTTGCAATGCATTGACGGGTAAAATCCCTTCATTGGCTAAACTCCCGTCCCTTGTCCAACTTGGCCTGAGTGATAACCATTTGAGTGACAAAATACCCCTTTCCATTGGCCTACTCTCATCTCTCGAATTGCTTGATCTAAGCAACAACAATTTAGAAGGTGCCATCCCTCTCGACATTTCCAATCTTCCTAAACTGAACAGCCTGTACCTGTACTCCAACCGGTTAAGTGGGACTTTTTCAGAGTCTTACCTTGATAATCTCAGCCAACTTGTCTATTTAGACATTTCCGATAATCTTTTAACTGCCAAGTTCAGTCCAACATGGATTCCAAGATTCTCTTTGGAAAAGCTGGGATTAAGGTCATGTAACGTGGAAGGCGGTATTCCAACATTCCTAATAACTCAATATTGGGTTCAAGATGTGGATTTGTCCAACTGCAGCCTTACAGGAAATATTCCCCAGTGGATATGGGGTGTCAATTCTCTTCAGAATCTCAATCTTTCTCATAATCACTTTGCAGGAGTTCTACCTCATTCGTTGATGGGAAGTCGATTGGGAATTCTGGATTTGCATAGCAATAATTTACAAGGTCAGCTTCTGCTCCTTTATGATGAGCTGTTATCGTTAGACGTGTCAGATAATCAGCTCAGTGGATCCATTCCAGCAGAATATTCTAGTTTGACATATCTGTCTCTCTCGAAATTATCTCAACGGTAGCATTCCACCTTCTGTATGCCACATAGAGATTGTGGATCTCTCAAATAACAAGCTTACAGGAAAGATTCCTGCATGTTTGAAAAATAGCTCTGTTTAGAAAGATAgtgtttacattttgtttattatgttatttttctgTTTCTATTGAGTGGCATGGAAGATGTGTTTTATAGTTCTAATAAAAAGCTCGATTGACAAAGCAATATGCAATGATTCTTCAGCGTTAGAAATTTAAGCAATTACAGGTTCAAAGTTTCTCTAGGTAAATCAAATAAAGTAGCATGTTAACCATTCATGATTTGTTATTGCAGGTGGTATAGTCAAGAATTTGTATGGATAATAAGGAATGCAAAATCATTGGGAAATATGAAAGGTGAAGTGCCCTGTCAGCATTAAAATTTTTATCATGTCATTACAAGGTAGAAATTATAAACAAATTTTAGCTTTCATCTAAATGTTAATAAtgtatcaattttttaaaaaatataaaaaattgacaTCTTGTTAGTGAGtgaattttaaaataacatttatgtaatatattttttaattttaattttaattaacttGAAGAATTAAAATCAATAATgtttattgattattttattttattttggcagatttttattaaggaaaacaaaaatataactattttactattaaaaataaaaatttatttatttattattattttagattaaaaatataaattaatttttgtCAAAAGATTGTGCAgtattaaattatttataaattaaaatttatataatattaataatgataGCGGAGAATTTATTTTATGATGGTTGTTTTATTCTTTATAAAATCAAGAATAACTACTCaatgaataaaatattttataaaatgaaaaaaaaaagtaataaagatgaagattttttatcttttataatcatgtaattttgtttttttataatttatattaatgTAAATATTATGAAATATAAATTAGTAAGTTTACTTAGAATAATGTAGTTAAATGCATCCATACCCTTTGTTTTGATATAAAATTATTTGGAGGGCAAGTTGCCACCGTAGTTGGAGACATGCTTTCTCTTCAAACATTAAAATTGGGTGGAAATGGGCAAACTGTAAGCAGTTGGAGATACTGGATCTGAGCAATAACAACATGAGAGGGATCTGTAGATTTTTTAAGCTACCCTGTCTCCTCTGAGCCAACTGATTAACATAATAAAATAGAAGggagcaaacaataacaacaataaacaAATTCACTTACAGATCCCTCTTAATTGGCACAATAAACAATTGAAAAATTCATGAATCTATATAACAATATACTACTCTGTTCTTAACAGCAGGGTGCTCTGTTTTTATGCAGACTCTGTTTTCTTTATTGCagcttaataaaaaacaatacagAGGCAAATCATTTATAGACTACACAAAATATTGTAGCCTCTCGCAGGCATTGCAAGGCTATTTAAAACTGACAAACTAACTTCTGACAAACAGTTACAACTATGTATGACATAGAAAGTAAATTCTAAGGAGGAATAGCATTGACAGCATGCTTTATTTGCAAGAACAGAAAAATCCTCAACGGAAAGTAAACAATAGCTAAAGAATAGACTAACTGAACAACTAACGCATATGAATGCAAAGAACTAATGCATTAATTTATCTAACAACAATTTAGCTGATGAAATTCCTCCAAACATGGGGTTGTCGAGGGTTTGGTTATCTCAAGAATTCATATTAGGAGTGAAATAACGAAAAATTTGAGGAAAATGGTACAACTGGAGTCTCTTTATCTTTCACAGAACACCCTCTCTTTGAAATTATCCCTTTGGAGCTGCAATCGCTCACATTCTTAGGTTATCTGGACTTGTCCCACATTGATCTTCCAGGAAAGATATCAAAAGGGGACAACTCCTCAGATTTAATGCATCATCCTTTTGAAACAATTCAGACCTATGTGGCCTCCAACTCAATACAACTTGTTACGGCCTTCACCTAAGTAAACCTTCCCTCCAAGTATTCTGCCAAAGATAAATGTTGATAAAATAGATGAAGAAGAGGAGGATATACTGTGGGGCTTATGCAGTTGGGTTTTCTATTGTAATTGAAATGTTTTGTCTTACAACTTACAGTAGAAAATACTTTTGAGTGATGGATAACATTATCATTTTTAAAGATTTAGAAAATATTTGCCTTTTATACAATTATGATATAAATTTGTTAGGTAATTTGTTAGCTTTTAGAAACATTGTTTCCTTAACATATAATGCTAATAATATTGAGTTCAATCCATTTTTAGTTGTGTAAGTATATGGTTTATGCATATATGGTTCATTTTGATCCTCAATGTGAGGAATCAATCAATTATTTATAATCTACATGTTTAATATGGTGTTTGTATTTTGTTTGAGCATTTTGTATTACTTGTTTAATTTTATTCTATTCATGGCACGGAAGATGTGTGTCATAGCTCTTATAATTAACTTGATTGACAAAGGGATATTCAATTATTTGTTAGATCAAGAAGTTTAAACAATTTCAAATACATATTTTCTCTTGATTTTAGATCTGTGGCCTATGATGAATGAGACCTTAAGACTAGCGAAGTCATGAAAAACTGCCTGCGCATTAATAAAATGTATCTTCCTAGAGTTGCAAGTCATGGAGAAGGAGCAGTCAATTTCAATCCTTGATTTAAAAGATTGAATGGGAGGAATTTGTACCTTAGAGAAGCCTTTCGATATTCAATCCAACTGTGATAAAGATCTAAAATTTTTCCCTCCAATTTGGTTGTGTTTGTGCATCTTAAGGGCCTTTTGATGAAGTTTTTATTTAATCTATTATTTGGTATCATCATACTATAATTGGTATTGAAAGCTGTGTGAATGTTGTAGAGAAGAGTTCAAAATATTTCCTTTTCTTGAAATTCATTTATATGTCCCACTGTTCAATATATGGAAACGGTTTAAACATCATATATTAAGCTTATACTTTTAGATTTAAAACCATTAAATAtgcagagttgactgacattttttaggtttaatatattgtttaatgtatatgatcacactaagaatacatttttggacttaaaaacgttaaacactcaaaattgactaacactctctagacttaatatattgcttaatgtgtgtggtttAAGACTTGCCCAATATATGTTTGACAGTAATGTAAAGATGAAAAGTATTGTGCAAAGCAACCAGTACCCACTGCTGCAAGTCAAATTCCTTTGAACAGTATTAGGGATCAAAAGAGCATAAACAGTTTCGTTCAGTACAGGTAAATCTGCTTAGAGTCTTCTTGTTTTATTCGTATAAATATTTAAAAGGAAGATATAGTTTATTTATAACTACAAGGAGTCTTACATTTGATTGTTGCAAGAAAGTAATTTCTTCCATATTCTACGTACACAATACTCTTGAAACTGAACTAATCTGTTTCTTAAAATTTTGTCAAGGCTCCCTGCCACGTCTCTAAGAATTATGTCCACGTTTTCAGTTTGTTAAGTTGTAGTGTATCATTTGAGTTTGATCTCTTACTATTAATTTGTGTAAAGCACTTTATAAATAAGAGACGGTGTAATctgtttattataaaaaaatatgtttctATCTGCAGTAGCAGTTgtgttaatttgtatttttttttttcagtttatCAAATTGGTATAAGAACAGGGGCTATCAGAGCTGGTCTGGGCCTAACTCCTTCAGGGGAGGGCCAGGACCATGAGAGAAAGAGTTGGGTGTTGCAGTTGGAAGGAGCCCATTACATGCAAAAAtctgttgataactgatgctgctctagcatgcagttcCATGCAACTCAAACTGTTTTTAGACTCGACCACCATACACcagcatgcagctagattaatttagtttatagttttttatttttcatgcaaatAAAACATGCTATGCATGCAGTTAGACTATTCTTAGATTAAAGTTTTCTTTGGAACTGTTGGTTCcttttttcaccaaatattgcatgcTCTCTATTTTTAGTGTATGTTTTATTTTTAGAGACCTTGCTTTTACAAGCAGACAATAATCTATAAATATGTAagctttgtatttttttaattatgctgcaataaaagaaattggtgtgtgcaattccaaaaacaTGACACTTTGTTTTATagtctgaattttgatttctttttgcaatttattcttttgttgttattgtttgt
This window harbors:
- the LOC131047842 gene encoding leucine-rich repeat receptor protein kinase EMS1-like encodes the protein MANLTALRELDLGNNMLRGHIPPFGDRPQLGRPYPLAYIDLSQNQLDGPIPPTLLAAFPNLQYVDLSYNQLSDSIPSPASTLHYLAWLHLSCNALTGKIPSLAKLPSLVQLGLSDNHLSDKIPLSIGLLSSLELLDLSNNNLEGAIPLDISNLPKLNSLYLYSNRLSGTFSESYLDNLSQLVYLDISDNLLTAKFSPTWIPRFSLEKLGLRSCNVEGGIPTFLITQYWVQDVDLSNCSLTGNIPQWIWGVNSLQNLNLSHNHFAGVLPHSLMGSRLGILDLHSNNLQGGIVKNLYG